Within the Solibacillus silvestris genome, the region CTGAAATTAGAGTAGGGAAGTCGGAAGTCTCCGTTAAAAGACTGGCAAATGATTTGTCGTTAAGTGGAATGTTTCAGCAATGGACATTCAATTTAGAGTGGTACCGCGAGTTTAACCTCGTCTCTATGGAATTTTTCATAGAGGCGAGTTTTTTTATTTTTATTTACTGTTTAAAAATCAATTTGAGAAGAAAAGGGGAAATGAAAATGAGCAGAAAAATTTGGGTTTTTGATACAACATTACGTGATGGTGAGCAAGTGCCTGGGGCTAAACTGAATTTATATGAAAAAGTGGAAATTGCCCAGCAGTTAAAAAAGCTCGGTGTTGATATTATTGAAGCCGGATTCCCAGCGTCTTCACAAGGTGATTTTGATGCGGTAAAAGCTGTGGCGCAAAAGGTCGGCCATAATTCGAATATGATGATTACGGCACTTGCTCGTGCTGTAAAAGATGATATTGATTCTGTTTACAATGCAGTCAAATATGCAAATAATCCGATGATTCATATGGTTCTAGGGACATCCGATATTCATGTGGAGAAAAAGTTCAGTAAATCGAAGGACCAGATTCTGCAAATCGGTGTAGACGCAGTGAAATATGCGAAAACGTTACTGCCGCAAGTACAATATTCAACAGAGGATGCATCCCGCTCTGATTTTGAATACCTTTGGAAAACGATTGAAGCGGTTATGAAGGCCGGAGCTACGATGATTAACGTACCGGATACAGTCGGGTACGCAGAGCCGGAACAATGGGGTGAAATGATTGCCAAGCTGAACGATCGAATGAAAAACCTGGATGATTCTGTGCTGCTTTCAGTTCACTGCCACAACGATTTAGGGATGGCTACTGCCAATACATTAGCAGCGATCAAAAACGGTGCAGATAAAGTAGAAGTGACAATGAACGGTATTGGCGAACGTGCCGGAAACGCGGCATTAGAAGAAGTGGTTATGGCAATTAAAACACGTGGGGACGTTTACGATGTGTTCACAGATATTAATACAAAGGAAATAATGAATACATCTCGCTTAGTGTCGAGCTTTATGGGACTGGATGTCCAAGTAAACAAAGCGATTACAGGTGACAATGCTTTTGCCCATTCATCAGGTATTCACCAGGATGGCTTACTGAAATCACGTGATGCTTATGAAATCGTTCATCCGGAAGATGTAGGCCTTGATGATATGGAACTTGTATTAACAGCACGCTCTGGTCGTCATGCAGTAAAAAATGCACTGTCTAAATTAGGCTTTGATGATTTTGCGGAAGAAGAGTTTGAAGGCATTTTTGAAAACTTCCTAAAGCTGGCTGATTCGAAAAAAGAAGTTTACAATCATGATTTATATGTCATCGTTGAAAACTACTATGAAAAAACAGAAAAGAACAATCCGAATAAAGAATCATATTCTGACCAGTTTTATGATATTGAAGATTTACAGATTATTTCAAACGCTGCTTTCCCGTCTGCCAGCGTAAAAATCCGCCGCGGAGAAGATGTTTTCAAATCAAGTGCGGTCGGCTCCGGCCCAATCGATGCCCTTTACTCAGCTATTGCGGATGTTACTGGAATCAAGGTAAAGCTTGTTGAGTACAATATCAGCTCCGTATCACGCGGCCAAGAAGCATTAGGGAAAGTTAAAATCATTATCGAATACGGCGGGGAAAACTATATCGCAAAAGCAGCAGATACTGATATTTTAAAAGCTTCTGCAATGGCTTATATTAATGCGGTAAACAGCGTCATCGTAGCAAAAATCGCCCCGCAACCCGTTACGACGACAGCTACAGTGTAAACAGTTTGAATTGAAAAACATATAAATTACGGCAGTTCAAATTTTACGACAAGTAAAGTTTGGACTGCTTTTTTAGTTGCAATGTTACTGTTGTTCTCCGCCCGCAATGAAATTAACCGGACCTAAACCAAAAAAAGTAGTGCCCTTGACGAATCATTTGGCACTACTTCATTAAGACTATATTATTTATTAAACTGTTCCATTAAAAGACGATAGCTGTTCAGACGTTGATCGATTGTATATAAGTTACAGTTGATCATCGCTTCATCAAAGCCGTAATATGCCTGTTCTTCTCGAATCTGATTCGCAACATCCTCAGCAGAACCGATCAGCATAAGCGGACGGTTTTGCTCCAAAATCATTTTATCCATCTCAGTTAACGGATAGTCATTTGCTTCTTCAGGAGAAAGTACGCTTAGGAGCTTACCGCGCATTAAGTTCAGACGGGTAATTTGCATCGGCATCGATAAGTATTCCGCTTCTTCCGCCGTCTCAGCTACACTGATAGCATAGGTTGTAATAATTTGCGGTTGTTCCATAAAGTATGATGGCTGGAAACTGTTACGGTACGCATCAAAAATTCCTTTTGACATTTGTCCATTGAAGAATTGGGCAAAGGAATAGCCAACACCGGCTTCACCGGCTTTTTTCGCACTTTGTCCGCTTGATCCAAGCAGCCAGCTTTGCGGCAGCTGAACTTTAAATGGAACCGCTACGACATTATCATAAACAGCTTCACCAGTACGCTGTTCATTCATTAAACGTAAAATGACTTCAAGTTTATCATATTGTTCTGTCAGATCCGGTCTCCGTCCACTGGCAAGTGCGGTCATTGCCGGCATATCCCCGCCAGGAGCACGGCCTGCACCGAAATCAATACGTCCTGGTGCCAGTGCTGCCAATGTTTTAAATACTTCTGCCACTTTAAATGGAGAATAATGCATCATCATAATGCCGCCCGTTCCGACACGGATGCGTTCTGTTTTCGCAGCTATATAAGCAGCGGTTACTTCAGGCGCAGAGCTGGCAAGGGAAGTCGTGTTATGGTGTTCTGCAAACCAGATTCGTTCATAACCTTGCTCATCACCAAGTTGGGCAAGCTTCACTGCATTAGCAAGTGCTTCTGTTGATGTCATGCCTTTTGAAATGGGTACTTGATCTAATATACTAAGTTTCATTGAAATTCACCTCAACTGTTCGTTACAGTTTACGATAACGAATTGGACGCGAAATGTAAAATTATTGGCCTCTCGTATAGGCTTTAATGATCGCAAGACGTTCTCGAATACGGGATTTTGTATTGATGACTTTCGGGGTAGGGGCTGCTACGACATCCGCTTTTAAACCGAGCTTACGGGCAAGAATTGTTGCACGTTTCAAGTGAAAATCATTTGAAATAATCGTGATGTTCACGGTGTTTTCGGGCAACAGTTTTTTTGCGAATAACAGATTTTCATAAGTCGTTGTAGACTGATCTTCCAGTGAGATTCTATCTGCAGCAATCCCATGTTTGACTAGATAGTCTGCCATGACCGACGCTTCCGTTCGATCCTCATCAGCACCCTGGCCACCTGTAACAATCGCTTTTACAGTGGGATATTTTTTCAAATAATCCACTGCCGCATCTAAACGGTTTTTTAATGACAGGGAAGGGATGCCGCCTGGTTTCACTTTTGCTCCTAAAATGACAACATATTCATTTGAACCATCTGCCTCATTTTTTAACACAGCATTCATTTCATGGTCGAGCCAGTAGAAAATTAACACGAGTATAATTAGAATAAATAATAGTGCAAAAATAATTCTTTTCAAAAAAATCCCCCCTTTATATAGTATACGGTGCATAAAGGGGGAATGTTTCGCTATTGCGGAACAATTATGAAATTGCCTCTTTTTCTTTTCGAATGACTCTGCGCTTTTGTCGCACTTGTATAGATAAGTAATTGATATAGCGGATTAAAACGTAAAATACAATAATTGCCGAGAATGTTAACTGAAAATAAAAATACGTTTCCAGCCAACTTGTCGGCAACTCATTTTGTTCAAAATAATGAATGACACCATTTGTTGCTGTAGCAGAAATGACTAATGGGAATGTAAAGGCCGCATAGCTCGGATAAAAGGGAAGCTGCAATGCGCCTGGTAATTTCGACAGTACTAAAAGATACAAGATTTGCGCGACGATGAATAATGTCAAAACAATACCGAATCGACTTTCAAACTGCTGGAAGTATGCGGCTAAACTAATCGAAGCGGGCGCGGCTAAAATCGTTAGCATCGGGATCGTCGGCTCCGGTAAATCCTTTCTTACAAAACCGCGCAAAATAAGAATCGGCACTAAAACAATTAAGGCACATACCGCAAAAATGACGATGGCTTTTGTGAAGATCCCTGAAAGATCACTCGCCGTTAATGGCATAACAGCTGTCCCGACAAACATGATTAGCCAGCTTGGATAAATATCGGAAATCGTGATCCGTTTTTTCCAAATAAATGTTCGAACAAAATAAAAAATAATAAACACTTGAGTCGTCGCAGCCAAAATCCAGATCATATGTATAATGAATTCATGTACACCGTAATAGTGCAACCCGCTGCTTATTGATAAAGTCCCCATCGTAAAAGTGGGGGATACCGACGCAATGATCGGGTTTTGCATTTCTGTAAGGATACTGGTAAACGCAAAGATTAGTTTTCCAATGATTAATAGAAATAAAAAGATTCCTATAAAAAAACAGACATGACCGAAAACGGTATGGCCCATACTTAAAAATAAATTTCCCAATGAAACCAATCCGAGCATCAGCCCACTGATCGGAATTGGGACTACTTGAAATAAATTTCGCATAATGGCCTCCAAAATATAACAACAATGTGCACAATCTATGAAAATATTCATAAAATGTACACATTGCCTCTAGTACCTCTATTCTACTGCGTAATTTTTAATCCGACAACCGCAATAATAATAAACGAAATAAACAGAATTCGTTTCCAGTCTTTTGATTCATTATAGAGGAACATTCCAACAAGGGTACCGCCAACCGTACCAATTCCTGTCCATACAGCATAGGCAACCCCCATCGGCAATTCTTTCATCGCCATTGAAAGGAGCGAAAAACTAATAATAAAGGAACCGATTAGAAACGCATAGGAGCCAAGTGACTTTTTCTGGGCAACTTTGTTCATTCCGATGACGCCACCGACTTCAAAAAGTCCGGCAAAAATTAAATAGACCCAAGCCATTATGCATCCCTCGTTTCTTCCGGTTCATTTGAAATCAATTTTAGTCCAATGACACCGATTAATAATAATCCAATAAAGCCGATTTTCGTTAAGCTGAACGGCTCGTTGAAAATGACTGTTTCCGCAATGACCGTACCGGCAGTACCGATCCCGGTAAAGACCGCATAAACGGTAGCAACCGGCAATTTCTCCGTTGCGACGATTAAAATATAAAACGATAAAACGATCAATGCGACAACACCGACCCATAGCCACAATGTGTTTGCATATTTCAGTCCCATTGCCCAAACAATCTCAATGATGCCTGCCAATAGGACGAGTATCCAGTATTTTGTCATGATGTGTACACCTCAGCTCTTGATTCCTCTGTAAAATATTGTCCATCCAGCCTGCAGCCGCTTTTCGCAACGTTCACTGCCACCATAAAGCATTTCGACATAAAGACTATCAAGTAATGCCAAAAAACCGATTGCTGCATCGTTCGCCGAAACGGAAAGTGTTTGTGTTTTTAAATAATCCGTGAAAAGCCTTTCCAATTCGTCCAAATAAATATACGTTTGCTCACTTAACTGTTGCTCCAGATGCTGGGGCATTAAGAAAATCGAGCGCATGAAAAATTTAGTTTCCGCTATAGTCTCAAAGCGCTCCTGAAAAGACTGCAGAAATGGCAACAATACTTTTTCGATAGGAAGTTGTTGGTGTTTAGCGATAAATTCTTTTGCAAACAACAGCTCAGCCTCCATTGCTTGTTTCGAAATCGTTAAGTAAAGGGCATCTTTACTTTTAAAATACGTATAAATTGATTGCTTCCGTATTCCTACTTCTTCTGCGATTTGAGCCAACGATCCGCCACTGTAGCCATGTTCACTGAAATTGAGCAGGGCGGCCTGTATAATTTTCTCTTTTGTCACAATTATCACCTTCCTGACGTTCGTAAGGTAAATGTATCAAAAATTCATTGTGATTGCAAGCGAGTTATATTACAGTGGGTAAAAAGAGGTGAGGACATGGAACGTTGCAGTTGGGTGAAGCTGGATGAACCTATCTATGTAAAATATCATGACGAAGAGTGGGGCGTACCCGTTTATGATGACCGGAAGCTGTTTGAAATGCTCTGTTTGGAAGGGGCACAGGCAGGCTTAAGCTGGCTGACTATTTTAAAAAGAAGAGAAGGTTATTTGGCAGCATTTGATCAGTTCGATGCGGAAAAGATAGTACAATATGATGAAGAAAAACTTGAAGCATTAAGAAATGACGAACGCATTATCCGCAATCGGTTGAAAATTAAAAGTGTTGTGACGAATGCCGAAAGCTTCATGGCCATTCAAAAACAATACGGGTCCTTTTCAAACTATATTTGGTCATTTGTCGACGGCAATCCAATGATTAATTCGTGGGAATCATTCGGACAAGTACCCGTTACAACAGAAATAAGCGACCGGATGAGCAAGCAACTGAAAAAAGACGGCTTTAAATTCGTCGGCAGCACGATCTGCTATTCCTATATGCAGGCAGTCGGCATGGTGAACGACCATACAGCAAATTGCCACTGTTATAAAAGGTAAAAGAGGGGGCGGGCTCTAACAGGAAACGAATGCGGAGTTTCTAACCCCAGTTTTTAGAAATAATCGATTTGAGGATTATATACTTGAAAGTGAGGATTAACAAACAAGAATTGGGGATTATGCAAAAGCAAGTGAGGATTATATAGCCCGAAGTGAGGATTATTTTGCCGGAACTGAGGATTATATTTTGGATAAGCATAATTTAACCAGATAACTTTTAAAATAGGCTGTAGCAGAAGTTTAAGGTACATTCGGTTCTGCAGATATTAAAACAGCCTTTTTACTTTTCTTGACTTCGTAATTAAAAAAATATTCTTTCTCTACTTCAAAAGAATAATCATTAGTTTTGGGAATAACGATTTCTTTTGTTTCTCCACCCCAATTTCGAATGATAATCGAATTCACCTTAATTTCCTTCACAGTAGCAAACTCTGCAACTACAGTATTGCTGCAACCAAACCAAATAATAACAGGAACAATGAGTAATAAAAGTAGTTTTTTCAAAATTATCTCCTCTGTAAGTATTTTAATAATTTATCTACGCATTCACGTTAAATAAAATGAGAACAATAAATGTTGAAAAAGGGATACAGTTAATAGAATTGCCGATAAAGTTCCTGCGGATAATAAAGTGATCATCTTTCGTTTGTTCACCTCTTTTGTAGGCTTTGTAGCTTCTTTAGATACAGTAATCCATATCATAGTTGAAACTATGGCTAGTATTATTAGAGCATCATTGGACATAAATAGTTCCTCCCCAGTAATTCTAGTTTTTTATCGCCTGTTCAACATATGCTAAAAAATTTTTATAGTTGGATTTACCATCAAAATATTGCTTCACTTCAAAAATGGGACACAATACGTGATCCAATTTTTTAGAATAAAGAACAGATTCATCGTCTACACTCAATACATAATTATTTAAATGAATGGTATTTTCTTGAATCGAATTAAAATCAAACCAGCGATATTGCCCGTCTTTGTGATTTTTAATTACTTCGCCTAAATAGGCACCAATACGTGTGACGAAATTATCTGAATGCTCTTTTAAAAGCTGCTGTCCAAATTCTGTATGGATTAACCGTTCAGCATACTCATTAACGAGACGAACACTATCTATTGAAAAATCCAAATTAGCTTTCGTTAAATGTTCCTGATCCCATTGATCTGGTGAAACATCTTTAAATAACAAATCCGCATTAGATTTCTTACCATTTTTAATTAGTTTAGGCTTTAAGAAAAACACAGTTCCCACCTCATCCTGAATTTGACATGTTGACCCCAATTATATCAGATATACATAAAAAAAAGACAAAACATATTAGTCGCTCTAAAAATGTTTTGTCTTTTCTCTGTTTAGTTTTCCCTTACTTTACAAGCATCGCAGGGCATTGAACGCGCTTCATCACTTTATGCGACACGCTGCCTAATACCATTTCTTGCAGACTGTTTAACCCACGGCTGCCGATTACGACCAAATCCACATTTTGTGTGTTGGCATATTTGATGATTTCAGGTCCTGGTGAGCCATGAATGATTTCCACTTTATAGCGAACTTGATGCTCGTTGAACAATTCCTCAATTGGCACAAGCTTTCGACGGCGTTCCATGTATAGACTTTCATTGGAACTTGAATGAAGTACATCCGTTTTTGCTTTTTCCATATCAATAATAAAAATGATCGTCACCAATGTTTCGGCATGTACTTGTGCTATTTTTAAAGCTTCTTTTGCAGCACGTATCGAGTTTTGCGAACCATCAGCGGCCAGTAAAATATGTTGATACATACGCAACCTCCTAATCGATTAATGTCGTACCGGTTAACTTCTTCAACAGCTGTTTACTTGATTCATCAATATTCAAGTAGGTTACTTCTATATTTTTCGCTTTCAGCTGGTCCTTTACCTTCATTAAAGCACCGATTGCCGAATCATCCCACACTTTACATTGTGAAAAGTCGATTTCAATGGAAGAATGATCATTTTGAACCGATTTGAAATGGTCGATAAAGCCTTCCGTAGAAGCGAAGAATAGTTGCCCTTTGACAAAGTATGTTTTCCCTTGTTGTGAAATACTTACCCGTGAAATTTCGTTGACGAAAAACAGCGCACTGACAATAATACCGGCTACAACACCTAACGCTAAGTTATGTGTATACAGGACAACCGCGATTGTCAGAAGCATAACAAATACATCTTTTTTCGGTGCTGTCACAGCGTATTTGAATGATTGCCAGTCGAATTGAGTAATACATACAACAACCATTACACCGGCCAGCACCGGCATAGGTATTTGTACAACATAATCACCTAAAACGAGAATTAAAAACATTAAAAACACACCGGCTACAAAAGTGGAAAGTCGGCCGCGTGCACCGGATTTTACGTTAATGACAGACTGGCCGATCATTGCACAGCCGGCCATACCACCGAAGAAACCGTTAATCACATTGGCGATTCCTTGTCCGCGTGCTTCTTTGTTTTTATCGCTCTCAGAAGCCGTCATATCATCCAAAATAGAAGCGGTCAGTAATGATTCGACTAGTCCGACAACAGCCAAAGCAAGTGAATACGGCAAAATAATCATCAACGTTTCTAAGTTAAACGGAATATCAGGTATTAAAAATGATGGCAGCGATTGTGTAATCGTGCCCATATCTCCAACCGTATTTAAATTGAAGCCTGAATATATGGCTACCGCCGATAAAATTACGACGGCAATAAGAGGGGCAGGGATACCTTTTATGACAAAAGGAATTGCGTAAATAAGAGCAATTGTCGCTAAAAGAAACGCCCATGTGACGATATCGCCACCGATAAAGTGAG harbors:
- a CDS encoding 2-isopropylmalate synthase, whose protein sequence is MSRKIWVFDTTLRDGEQVPGAKLNLYEKVEIAQQLKKLGVDIIEAGFPASSQGDFDAVKAVAQKVGHNSNMMITALARAVKDDIDSVYNAVKYANNPMIHMVLGTSDIHVEKKFSKSKDQILQIGVDAVKYAKTLLPQVQYSTEDASRSDFEYLWKTIEAVMKAGATMINVPDTVGYAEPEQWGEMIAKLNDRMKNLDDSVLLSVHCHNDLGMATANTLAAIKNGADKVEVTMNGIGERAGNAALEEVVMAIKTRGDVYDVFTDINTKEIMNTSRLVSSFMGLDVQVNKAITGDNAFAHSSGIHQDGLLKSRDAYEIVHPEDVGLDDMELVLTARSGRHAVKNALSKLGFDDFAEEEFEGIFENFLKLADSKKEVYNHDLYVIVENYYEKTEKNNPNKESYSDQFYDIEDLQIISNAAFPSASVKIRRGEDVFKSSAVGSGPIDALYSAIADVTGIKVKLVEYNISSVSRGQEALGKVKIIIEYGGENYIAKAADTDILKASAMAYINAVNSVIVAKIAPQPVTTTATV
- a CDS encoding luciferase; the encoded protein is MKLSILDQVPISKGMTSTEALANAVKLAQLGDEQGYERIWFAEHHNTTSLASSAPEVTAAYIAAKTERIRVGTGGIMMMHYSPFKVAEVFKTLAALAPGRIDFGAGRAPGGDMPAMTALASGRRPDLTEQYDKLEVILRLMNEQRTGEAVYDNVVAVPFKVQLPQSWLLGSSGQSAKKAGEAGVGYSFAQFFNGQMSKGIFDAYRNSFQPSYFMEQPQIITTYAISVAETAEEAEYLSMPMQITRLNLMRGKLLSVLSPEEANDYPLTEMDKMILEQNRPLMLIGSAEDVANQIREEQAYYGFDEAMINCNLYTIDQRLNSYRLLMEQFNK
- a CDS encoding vancomycin resistance protein, translating into MKRIIFALLFILIILVLIFYWLDHEMNAVLKNEADGSNEYVVILGAKVKPGGIPSLSLKNRLDAAVDYLKKYPTVKAIVTGGQGADEDRTEASVMADYLVKHGIAADRISLEDQSTTTYENLLFAKKLLPENTVNITIISNDFHLKRATILARKLGLKADVVAAPTPKVINTKSRIRERLAIIKAYTRGQ
- a CDS encoding tellurium resistance protein, yielding MRNLFQVVPIPISGLMLGLVSLGNLFLSMGHTVFGHVCFFIGIFLFLLIIGKLIFAFTSILTEMQNPIIASVSPTFTMGTLSISSGLHYYGVHEFIIHMIWILAATTQVFIIFYFVRTFIWKKRITISDIYPSWLIMFVGTAVMPLTASDLSGIFTKAIVIFAVCALIVLVPILILRGFVRKDLPEPTIPMLTILAAPASISLAAYFQQFESRFGIVLTLFIVAQILYLLVLSKLPGALQLPFYPSYAAFTFPLVISATATNGVIHYFEQNELPTSWLETYFYFQLTFSAIIVFYVLIRYINYLSIQVRQKRRVIRKEKEAIS
- a CDS encoding transporter; this encodes MAWVYLIFAGLFEVGGVIGMNKVAQKKSLGSYAFLIGSFIISFSLLSMAMKELPMGVAYAVWTGIGTVGGTLVGMFLYNESKDWKRILFISFIIIAVVGLKITQ
- a CDS encoding multidrug resistance protein SMR, encoding MTKYWILVLLAGIIEIVWAMGLKYANTLWLWVGVVALIVLSFYILIVATEKLPVATVYAVFTGIGTAGTVIAETVIFNEPFSLTKIGFIGLLLIGVIGLKLISNEPEETRDA
- a CDS encoding transcriptional regulator: MTKEKIIQAALLNFSEHGYSGGSLAQIAEEVGIRKQSIYTYFKSKDALYLTISKQAMEAELLFAKEFIAKHQQLPIEKVLLPFLQSFQERFETIAETKFFMRSIFLMPQHLEQQLSEQTYIYLDELERLFTDYLKTQTLSVSANDAAIGFLALLDSLYVEMLYGGSERCEKRLQAGWTIFYRGIKS
- a CDS encoding DNA-3-methyladenine glycosylase, which codes for MERCSWVKLDEPIYVKYHDEEWGVPVYDDRKLFEMLCLEGAQAGLSWLTILKRREGYLAAFDQFDAEKIVQYDEEKLEALRNDERIIRNRLKIKSVVTNAESFMAIQKQYGSFSNYIWSFVDGNPMINSWESFGQVPVTTEISDRMSKQLKKDGFKFVGSTICYSYMQAVGMVNDHTANCHCYKR
- a CDS encoding glycosyl transferase, with translation MKKLLLLLIVPVIIWFGCSNTVVAEFATVKEIKVNSIIIRNWGGETKEIVIPKTNDYSFEVEKEYFFNYEVKKSKKAVLISAEPNVP
- a CDS encoding universal stress protein — translated: MYQHILLAADGSQNSIRAAKEALKIAQVHAETLVTIIFIIDMEKAKTDVLHSSSNESLYMERRRKLVPIEELFNEHQVRYKVEIIHGSPGPEIIKYANTQNVDLVVIGSRGLNSLQEMVLGSVSHKVMKRVQCPAMLVK